In a single window of the Pseudodesulfovibrio profundus genome:
- a CDS encoding putative sulfate/molybdate transporter, whose translation MQMRFNRMEWAGSVGDLGTLLPLAFALIMINGLAPGGLFLSIGLLYIFGGLYYRVPIAVQPMKVVAAYAVALSLSAEVITASGMLMAAFLLLLGSTGLTDFVARIVPRAVVRGVQMTTGVLLLSKGVQMVIGNGDFQKLQGSVEPFLSSQSIGPVPMSLLIGVAFALVTFLLLNNKRYPAGLVVVVLGGVVGALLGAGNELKQVTLGFHLPEILPFGLPTWTDFSYALLVLVLPQVPMTMGNAVIANRDLSFEYFGDESRRVTDRALCMSMGLGNIASFLTGGMPLCHGAGGLAAHYRFGARTSGSNMIIGGAFILLAVLLGAGSVNVLHLLPMGVLGVLLFFSGSQLALTIMDVDNRTDLFIIVVMLGIALASNLAWAFGVGICLHYAFRMGRLSI comes from the coding sequence ATGCAGATGCGATTCAACAGAATGGAATGGGCCGGATCAGTCGGCGATCTCGGTACGCTGCTGCCGCTGGCGTTCGCCCTGATCATGATCAATGGCCTGGCTCCGGGCGGATTGTTCCTGTCCATCGGGCTGCTCTACATCTTTGGCGGCCTGTATTATCGCGTCCCCATAGCGGTCCAGCCAATGAAAGTGGTGGCGGCTTATGCTGTCGCGCTGTCCCTTTCTGCTGAAGTCATTACTGCTTCCGGCATGCTTATGGCTGCGTTCCTGCTTTTGCTGGGCAGCACCGGACTGACGGATTTCGTGGCCCGAATCGTTCCGCGGGCTGTTGTCCGCGGTGTCCAGATGACCACCGGCGTGCTACTGCTCTCCAAAGGTGTTCAGATGGTCATCGGTAATGGGGATTTCCAGAAACTGCAGGGGAGCGTGGAGCCATTTCTTTCCTCGCAAAGCATTGGCCCTGTTCCCATGAGTCTGCTCATTGGCGTCGCCTTTGCCCTCGTGACCTTTCTTTTGCTCAACAATAAACGGTATCCTGCCGGACTGGTTGTCGTGGTGCTGGGCGGCGTGGTCGGCGCACTTCTGGGGGCCGGGAATGAGTTGAAGCAGGTCACTCTCGGATTCCACCTGCCGGAGATTCTGCCGTTCGGCTTACCGACGTGGACCGATTTCTCCTATGCGCTCTTGGTGCTGGTGTTGCCACAAGTGCCCATGACCATGGGGAATGCCGTAATCGCCAATCGCGATCTCAGCTTTGAATATTTCGGTGATGAAAGTCGTCGGGTGACCGACAGGGCGTTATGCATGTCCATGGGGCTTGGGAATATCGCGTCTTTTTTGACAGGCGGCATGCCCCTGTGCCACGGCGCAGGCGGGCTGGCGGCGCATTACCGGTTTGGCGCCAGAACCAGCGGCTCGAACATGATCATTGGTGGCGCATTCATCCTGCTGGCTGTCCTGCTGGGAGCGGGTTCCGTCAACGTGCTGCATCTGTTGCCCATGGGCGTTCTCGGCGTGCTCCTCTTTTTTTCCGGTTCACAATTGGCATTGACGATCATGGATGTGGATAACCGAACGGACCTGTTCATCATCGTGGTCATGCTCGGTATTGCACTGGCTTCCAATCTTGCCTGGGCCTTCGGGGTTGGAATCTGTCTTCATTACGCGTTTCGAATGGGACGATTGTCCATCTAG
- a CDS encoding amino acid kinase family protein codes for MGKLIKEDDDKGRLHIDTPLLGESLVGKSLLKRTEAGEYFRMQPDVNILKIGGQSIMDRGAKALFPILDELVKAKEEHKILLMCGGGTRARHVYNIGIDLGMPTGVLSKLGDKVSAQNAEMLSVLLAKHGGAMIGHGAHLEQLHMYCQQGYLPITTGIPPYGFFEHPAELGSIPPHRTDSGACLLAENIGAKSLIYLKDEKGMYENDPKKAKNRDALKFYDKIHVDELIEMDLEDLIVERPVLTFLKNAKTLKSFQIIDVLRHPEHIHAALAGEHVGTIVYKD; via the coding sequence ATGGGTAAGTTGATCAAGGAAGACGATGATAAAGGACGTCTGCATATTGATACGCCGCTGCTTGGCGAGTCACTGGTGGGCAAGAGCCTGCTGAAACGGACCGAAGCCGGTGAGTATTTTCGGATGCAGCCGGATGTCAATATTCTGAAAATCGGCGGGCAGTCCATCATGGACCGAGGCGCCAAGGCATTGTTCCCGATCCTTGATGAACTGGTCAAAGCCAAGGAAGAACACAAAATCCTTCTGATGTGCGGCGGTGGAACCCGTGCCCGTCATGTCTATAACATCGGCATTGATCTGGGTATGCCGACAGGTGTGCTGTCCAAGCTGGGCGACAAGGTTTCGGCTCAGAATGCGGAAATGCTCTCCGTGCTGCTCGCCAAGCATGGCGGTGCCATGATCGGTCACGGTGCGCATCTTGAACAGCTTCATATGTACTGCCAGCAAGGCTACCTGCCCATCACCACCGGTATTCCCCCGTACGGATTCTTCGAGCATCCGGCTGAGCTCGGGTCTATTCCTCCGCACCGTACGGATTCAGGCGCCTGTCTCCTGGCAGAGAATATCGGTGCCAAATCCCTCATCTACCTCAAAGATGAAAAGGGCATGTACGAGAATGACCCCAAGAAGGCCAAGAACAGGGATGCGCTCAAGTTCTACGACAAGATTCACGTTGATGAATTGATTGAAATGGACCTGGAAGATCTCATTGTCGAGCGTCCGGTTTTGACCTTCCTGAAGAACGCCAAGACCCTCAAGTCATTCCAGATCATTGATGTGCTGCGTCACCCCGAGCATATCCACGCGGCATTGGCCGGTGAACATGTGGGTACCATTGTATACAAGGATTAG